Proteins from a single region of Oreochromis niloticus isolate F11D_XX linkage group LG7, O_niloticus_UMD_NMBU, whole genome shotgun sequence:
- the LOC102078243 gene encoding zinc finger protein 229 isoform X2: MKKWAEVAVEKISLIFSMSMSNARDAPAAEKPTAGQIDTGCRKKSVSRKRNNMQGSQPATIQMSDHLYCREEEQIKQSTEEADPESVPEPADPASREENTSEVLSQPEVTIADPEPASSVIEENAVQKDAEHECSAVKIGKKQPTKDFTCPTCGKAFALKCLMNRHCLTHSKPHLCSECGKRFAGLHGLIAHSRKHTGEKLYKCSKCGTEFAYKSTFHRHMRQHNLNKPITHTCSLCEEQFTGKQAFQRHICCALKKTFVCSLCPETFECRQSLDDHENLHSGNRDFVCEMCGKTFFSSASLAAHRVTHTQKENCCEVLSLGFSDTSKNAGEKLFTCEVCGKGCSHRSALKHHMLTHTGERPYVCETCGKRCGHASALQNHMRIHTGKKPGEKPVCNVCGKKFRCMVNLKYHTSVHTGERPYACDQCDKRFSNPSNLKIHMMTHSEEKMHSCSICGRKFTQLYSLKLHRQMHAGERPYHCVVCGKTFITNSVFRTHQKVHLQEAGQGQTGKTAVKI; encoded by the exons ATGAAAAAGTGGGCTGAAGTTGCTGTGGAGAAAATCTCCTTAATTTTCAGCATGTCCATGAGCAACGCCAGAGATGCTCCTGCTGCAGAGAAACCCACAGCAGGGCAGATCGATACTGGGTGCAGAAAAA AATCTGTGTCCAGAAAGAGAAATAACATGCAAGGATCGCAACCAGCAACAATACAGATGAGTGATCACTTATACTGTAGAG aggAGGAACAGATCAAACAGTCAACAGAAGAAGCTGACCCAGAATCTGTGCCAGAACCTG ctgATCCAGCGTCACGTGAGGAAAATACCTCTGAAGTCCTCTCTCAACCTGAAGTCACAATAGCAGATCCTGAACCAGCCTCCAGTGTCATCGAGGAAAATGCCGTCCAAAAAGACGCTGAGCATGAATGTAGCGCTGTGAAAATCGGGAAGAAGCAGCCCACCAAGGACTTCACATGTCCTACGTGTGGTAAAGCATTTGCTCTGAAGTGCTTGATGAACAGACACTGCCTGACTCACTCCAAGCCTCACCTTTGCTCTGAGTGCGGCAAACGCTTTGCCGGACTCCACGGGCTCATAGCACATTCGAGAAAACACACCGGGGAGAAGCTTTACAAATGCTCCAAGTGCGGGACAGAGTTTGCGTACAAGTCGACCTTCCACAGGCACATGCGTCAGCACAACCTAAACAAACCGATCACCCACACGTGCTCACTGTGCGAGGAGCAGTTCACGGGGAAACAGGCGTTTCAGCGACACATTTGTTGCGCGTTGAAGAAGACGTTTGTTTGCTCACTTTGCCCAGAGACGTTTGAGTGCAGGCAGAGCTTGGACGATCATGAGAATCTTCATTCAGGAAACAGAGATTTCGTCTGCGAAATGTGCGGCAAGACCTTCTTCTCATCCGCATCTTTGGCCGCTCACCGAGTTACCCACACACAAAAGGAAAACTGCTGCGAGGTGCTCAGCCTCGGTTTCAGTGACACGAGCAAAAACGCTGGAGAAAAGCTTTTCACCTGCGAGGTCTGTGGGAAAGGATGCAGTCACAGGAGCGCCCTGAAGCATCACATGCTGACCCACACGGGCGAGAGGCCATACGTCTGCGAGACCTGCGGCAAACGCTGTGGACACGCCAGCGCGCTTCAGAACCACATGAGGATCCACACGGGCAAGAAACCGGGAGAGAAGCCCGTCTGTAACGTGTGCGGCAAGAAATTCCGCTGCATGGTCAATCTCAAGTATCACACGAGCGTGCATACGGGGGAAAGGCCATACGCCTGCGATCAGTGCGACAAGAGGTTCAGCAACCCGAGCAATCTGAAGATACACATGATGACGCACTCAGAGGAGAAGATGCACAGCTGCAGCATCTGTGGCAGGAAGTTCACGCAGCTCTACAGCCTGAAGCTGCACAGACAGATGCACGCGGGAGAACGGCCGTATCACTGCGTGGTCTGTGGGAAAACTTTCATAACCAACAGCGTGTTCAGGACCCATCAGAAGGTTCACCTGCAGGAGGCAGGACAGGGGCAGACTGGAAAAACTGCAGTGAAAATCTAA
- the LOC102078243 gene encoding oocyte zinc finger protein XlCOF6 isoform X1, whose amino-acid sequence MFRLETFESQLSSVMETLVEAAVTELGRLLERSSAPVVAAQQRSAAASVVAVKREDEEREVTLRERSQLLREDVTNQFASLMKKWAEVAVEKISLIFSMSMSNARDAPAAEKPTAGQIDTGCRKKSVSRKRNNMQGSQPATIQMSDHLYCREEEQIKQSTEEADPESVPEPADPASREENTSEVLSQPEVTIADPEPASSVIEENAVQKDAEHECSAVKIGKKQPTKDFTCPTCGKAFALKCLMNRHCLTHSKPHLCSECGKRFAGLHGLIAHSRKHTGEKLYKCSKCGTEFAYKSTFHRHMRQHNLNKPITHTCSLCEEQFTGKQAFQRHICCALKKTFVCSLCPETFECRQSLDDHENLHSGNRDFVCEMCGKTFFSSASLAAHRVTHTQKENCCEVLSLGFSDTSKNAGEKLFTCEVCGKGCSHRSALKHHMLTHTGERPYVCETCGKRCGHASALQNHMRIHTGKKPGEKPVCNVCGKKFRCMVNLKYHTSVHTGERPYACDQCDKRFSNPSNLKIHMMTHSEEKMHSCSICGRKFTQLYSLKLHRQMHAGERPYHCVVCGKTFITNSVFRTHQKVHLQEAGQGQTGKTAVKI is encoded by the exons ATGTTCAGGCTGGAAACATTTGAGAGTCAGTTGTCGTCTGTGATGGAGACTCTGGTGGAGGCGGCCGTGACAGAGCTCGGCAGACTTCTGGAGAGGAGCTCGGCTCCGGTTGTGGCCGCTCAGCAGCGCTCAGCTGCGGCTTCCGTGGTCGCCGTGAAGCGCGAGGATGAGGAGAGGGAGGTGACGCTACGGGAACGCAGCCAGCTCCTTCGCGAGGATGTCACG AACCAGTTTGCTTCCCTGATGAAAAAGTGGGCTGAAGTTGCTGTGGAGAAAATCTCCTTAATTTTCAGCATGTCCATGAGCAACGCCAGAGATGCTCCTGCTGCAGAGAAACCCACAGCAGGGCAGATCGATACTGGGTGCAGAAAAA AATCTGTGTCCAGAAAGAGAAATAACATGCAAGGATCGCAACCAGCAACAATACAGATGAGTGATCACTTATACTGTAGAG aggAGGAACAGATCAAACAGTCAACAGAAGAAGCTGACCCAGAATCTGTGCCAGAACCTG ctgATCCAGCGTCACGTGAGGAAAATACCTCTGAAGTCCTCTCTCAACCTGAAGTCACAATAGCAGATCCTGAACCAGCCTCCAGTGTCATCGAGGAAAATGCCGTCCAAAAAGACGCTGAGCATGAATGTAGCGCTGTGAAAATCGGGAAGAAGCAGCCCACCAAGGACTTCACATGTCCTACGTGTGGTAAAGCATTTGCTCTGAAGTGCTTGATGAACAGACACTGCCTGACTCACTCCAAGCCTCACCTTTGCTCTGAGTGCGGCAAACGCTTTGCCGGACTCCACGGGCTCATAGCACATTCGAGAAAACACACCGGGGAGAAGCTTTACAAATGCTCCAAGTGCGGGACAGAGTTTGCGTACAAGTCGACCTTCCACAGGCACATGCGTCAGCACAACCTAAACAAACCGATCACCCACACGTGCTCACTGTGCGAGGAGCAGTTCACGGGGAAACAGGCGTTTCAGCGACACATTTGTTGCGCGTTGAAGAAGACGTTTGTTTGCTCACTTTGCCCAGAGACGTTTGAGTGCAGGCAGAGCTTGGACGATCATGAGAATCTTCATTCAGGAAACAGAGATTTCGTCTGCGAAATGTGCGGCAAGACCTTCTTCTCATCCGCATCTTTGGCCGCTCACCGAGTTACCCACACACAAAAGGAAAACTGCTGCGAGGTGCTCAGCCTCGGTTTCAGTGACACGAGCAAAAACGCTGGAGAAAAGCTTTTCACCTGCGAGGTCTGTGGGAAAGGATGCAGTCACAGGAGCGCCCTGAAGCATCACATGCTGACCCACACGGGCGAGAGGCCATACGTCTGCGAGACCTGCGGCAAACGCTGTGGACACGCCAGCGCGCTTCAGAACCACATGAGGATCCACACGGGCAAGAAACCGGGAGAGAAGCCCGTCTGTAACGTGTGCGGCAAGAAATTCCGCTGCATGGTCAATCTCAAGTATCACACGAGCGTGCATACGGGGGAAAGGCCATACGCCTGCGATCAGTGCGACAAGAGGTTCAGCAACCCGAGCAATCTGAAGATACACATGATGACGCACTCAGAGGAGAAGATGCACAGCTGCAGCATCTGTGGCAGGAAGTTCACGCAGCTCTACAGCCTGAAGCTGCACAGACAGATGCACGCGGGAGAACGGCCGTATCACTGCGTGGTCTGTGGGAAAACTTTCATAACCAACAGCGTGTTCAGGACCCATCAGAAGGTTCACCTGCAGGAGGCAGGACAGGGGCAGACTGGAAAAACTGCAGTGAAAATCTAA
- the LOC102078095 gene encoding uncharacterized protein LOC102078095, with amino-acid sequence MKFWSMRVSQVLQLSTLLVGLRHIWCSPALGQVPVSQVKMLSLGLAHLLEGVSENVERLEQHGEMMGREMDGATKRLESLRKKNIQVGRTHKQVRKVLQTLSARRDRQWRTVRDLQKESEDLETEQAAMQRRMNRILQSMKSLTEARSGGGAYTDISSMKVLIDKQARRLASLTSEVSAWERMIDRRQQYIEHLEKQLSSDA; translated from the exons ATGAAGTTTTGGAGCATGAGGGTGAGCCAAGTGTTGCAGTTGTCCACTTTACTGGTAGGACTTCGCCATATCTGGTGTTCTCCTGCACTAGGTCAGGTTCCTGTGTCTCAGGTGAAGATGCTCTCGCTGGGTCTGGCTCACCTGCTGGAAGGGGTGAGTGAGAACGTGGAGCGACTGGAGCAGCACGGAGAAATGATGGGAAGAGAGATGGACGGGGCAACAAAGCGTTTGGAGAGCCTTCGTAAGAAAAATATACAAGTGGGACGGACTCACAAACAG GTGAGGAAGGTCCTGCAGACATTGTCTGCCAGGAGGGACAGACAATGGAGGACAGTCAGAGACCTGCAGAAGGAGTCGGAGGATCTTGAGACTGAACAGGCAGCCATGCAACGCCGCATGAACCGGATCCTCCAGAGTATGAAGAGCCTGACTGAGGCAAGGTCAGGGGGTGGGGCTTATACTGACATCAGCTCCATGAAG GTTCTCATTGATAAACAGGCCCGAAGACTTGCCAGCCTGACCTCTGAGGTCTCTGCGTGGGAGAGAATGATCGACAGACGCCAGCAGTACATCGAACATCTGGAGAAACAGCTGTCTTCAG aTGCCTAA